The Mucilaginibacter yixingensis genome window below encodes:
- a CDS encoding thioesterase family protein has product MSYSKEYIVKSEHIDVQGIMDGLYYPFYMEWCRHAYIKDELGFDFEEEARNGVNMVLSTYTIDFVRSLKKDDLMIVTCELYADGKQLPKIHFKQSILVNGKIMAKAVFSGTCVKSSGGRPYLPETLNDKLAAAPVL; this is encoded by the coding sequence ATGAGCTATTCTAAAGAATACATCGTAAAAAGTGAACATATTGATGTGCAAGGCATCATGGACGGCCTTTATTATCCCTTCTATATGGAATGGTGCCGTCATGCTTATATAAAAGATGAATTAGGATTTGATTTTGAAGAAGAGGCGAGAAACGGTGTGAACATGGTACTATCAACATATACCATTGATTTTGTAAGGTCACTAAAGAAAGATGACTTAATGATTGTTACCTGTGAACTTTATGCTGACGGTAAACAACTTCCTAAGATTCACTTTAAGCAAAGCATATTGGTGAATGGCAAGATTATGGCGAAAGCAGTTTTTTCAGGCACATGTGTCAAGTCATCCGGAGGACGGCCTTACCTTCCCGAAACACTAAATGACAAATTAGCGGCGGCACCAGTGCTGTAA
- a CDS encoding DUF1080 domain-containing protein, translating into MKSSKLGRKSSAVLLIAGSILFCWPAGAQPEKSPLNKSKQDNWKPDAGFESLFDGSTLNGWCYRDKTGEVLESFDGKTASSDGRYSAGNGILTVNYPKGAERLVQKSWTLRKFPKNFILKIEFRASKQADSGIFLRGPQLQCRDYVTVGPYTNLKNYHPQDWNQIIVTVKDNVAHCECNGEVLEDALKLPETGPIGLEGDRGQMEYRHIEIKEI; encoded by the coding sequence ATGAAAAGTTCAAAGCTAGGCCGAAAATCGTCGGCGGTTCTATTAATTGCAGGGAGTATCTTATTCTGTTGGCCTGCCGGGGCCCAGCCAGAAAAATCGCCCCTCAATAAATCAAAGCAAGATAACTGGAAACCGGATGCCGGGTTTGAAAGTCTTTTTGATGGCAGTACACTTAACGGATGGTGCTACCGTGATAAAACCGGCGAAGTTTTGGAAAGCTTCGACGGAAAAACAGCTTCGTCTGACGGTCGCTACTCAGCCGGCAATGGCATTTTGACAGTCAATTACCCTAAAGGCGCAGAACGTTTGGTTCAAAAAAGCTGGACTTTAAGAAAGTTTCCCAAAAACTTTATTCTGAAGATTGAGTTCCGTGCGTCTAAACAAGCAGATAGCGGTATTTTCTTAAGAGGACCACAACTGCAGTGCCGTGATTATGTAACCGTTGGCCCATACACTAACTTAAAGAACTACCACCCGCAAGACTGGAATCAAATTATAGTAACCGTAAAAGATAACGTTGCGCATTGCGAATGTAACGGCGAGGTACTGGAAGATGCTTTGAAGTTGCCGGAAACAGGCCCAATTGGCCTGGAAGGCGATAGAGGGCAGATGGAATACCGCCATATTGAAATTAAAGAAATATAA
- the prfH gene encoding peptide chain release factor H, which yields MEKIIIQITSGKGPAECCRVVACVQSLMMKQARQQHIEMEVLENIPGDVKGTLLSATILASGHNLDSFTKEWTGTIQWIAQSPYRKFHKRKNWFVGVAVFNINELPQWNLKDVKLETCRSSGPGGQNVNKVETAVRGTHLPSGLQVMAMDSRSQLENKKLCLTRLEAKVLAQQTEELMQQQQSQWMQHNMLERGNPVKTIKAALL from the coding sequence ATGGAAAAAATAATCATACAAATCACTTCCGGCAAAGGCCCGGCAGAATGTTGCAGGGTTGTTGCCTGTGTGCAAAGTTTAATGATGAAGCAGGCCCGTCAGCAGCACATCGAAATGGAGGTACTTGAAAACATACCAGGCGATGTAAAAGGTACGTTGTTGTCTGCCACCATACTAGCAAGCGGTCATAACCTTGATTCTTTTACAAAGGAGTGGACGGGCACTATCCAGTGGATTGCCCAAAGCCCGTATCGCAAATTTCATAAACGTAAAAACTGGTTTGTGGGCGTAGCCGTTTTCAATATAAACGAACTACCGCAGTGGAATCTGAAAGATGTGAAGCTGGAAACTTGCCGCTCGTCCGGCCCAGGCGGGCAAAATGTAAACAAGGTAGAAACGGCCGTTAGGGGCACACACCTGCCATCTGGCTTGCAGGTAATGGCCATGGACAGTCGCTCGCAGTTGGAGAATAAAAAGCTTTGTTTAACCCGGCTAGAGGCCAAAGTGCTGGCACAGCAAACAGAGGAGCTGATGCAACAACAGCAAAGCCAATGGATGCAGCACAATATGTTAGAGCGCGGCAATCCGGTGAAAACTATAAAAGCAGCGCTGCTTTGA
- a CDS encoding RtcB family protein → MGNLRTKDLSKIGYHNDQLRSLVIGIAAKSFKHQSKQEILDLLINIKNNPEAYLDNELTNKIAEKIIGKTEGPAFKVFELREEPVFCKTYGGKGIETSAKRQMELANLLPVSVQSALMPDAHMGFGLPIGGVLATDNAVIPYAVGMDIGCRMALSIIDESDTYLKRYEYQIKQALKNHTHFGMEGGLDTRQEHEVLDNNLFNELTLLKPLRGKAVRQLGTSGNGNHFVEFGEIEILPDNSLGLPAKKYTALLSHSGSRGLGSAIARHYTQLAMNTCKLPRQAQQLAWLDLNTEAGQEYWLAMTLAGDYAKACHERIHDNLLKALGLKALHVVENHHNFAWKDRLTDGREVIVHRKGATPAHAGELGIIPGSMTTAAYLVSGKGREDALFSASHGAGRAMSRQAAKDSMTVSAMKKLLNNAGVTLIGGTVEENPLAYKDIETVIAAQQELVSIEGRFQPRMVRMHKE, encoded by the coding sequence ATGGGCAATTTAAGAACAAAAGATTTAAGCAAAATAGGTTATCATAATGATCAGCTACGCAGTTTGGTTATTGGTATAGCTGCTAAGAGTTTTAAACATCAAAGCAAACAGGAGATACTTGATTTGCTGATAAATATTAAGAATAATCCGGAAGCATATCTGGATAATGAACTGACAAATAAAATAGCCGAGAAGATCATCGGCAAAACTGAAGGGCCAGCTTTTAAAGTGTTTGAGTTGAGGGAAGAGCCTGTTTTCTGTAAAACGTACGGTGGTAAGGGTATTGAGACATCGGCAAAGCGGCAGATGGAATTGGCCAACCTGTTGCCGGTAAGCGTACAAAGTGCATTGATGCCCGATGCGCATATGGGCTTTGGTTTACCTATTGGCGGGGTGTTGGCTACTGATAATGCCGTAATTCCGTATGCCGTGGGGATGGATATAGGTTGCCGCATGGCGCTTTCTATTATTGACGAGAGCGATACCTACTTAAAACGGTACGAGTATCAGATTAAACAGGCTTTAAAGAATCATACTCATTTTGGTATGGAGGGTGGTTTAGATACCCGGCAGGAACATGAGGTGTTGGACAATAATCTTTTTAATGAACTAACATTGTTAAAACCACTGCGCGGCAAAGCTGTACGGCAGCTGGGTACATCTGGCAATGGAAATCATTTTGTAGAATTTGGCGAGATTGAGATTTTGCCTGATAATTCATTGGGTTTACCGGCTAAGAAATACACCGCGTTGTTAAGTCACTCGGGTAGTCGTGGGTTGGGTTCGGCCATTGCGCGGCATTACACGCAGTTGGCCATGAATACTTGTAAACTGCCGCGTCAGGCACAGCAATTGGCCTGGCTGGATCTGAACACCGAAGCCGGACAAGAGTATTGGTTAGCCATGACCCTGGCCGGCGATTATGCAAAAGCCTGCCATGAGCGAATCCACGATAACTTGCTGAAAGCATTAGGGTTGAAAGCCCTGCACGTGGTAGAGAATCATCACAATTTTGCATGGAAAGATAGACTAACTGACGGCAGAGAGGTGATTGTGCATCGTAAAGGAGCAACCCCGGCACATGCCGGCGAATTGGGAATTATTCCCGGTAGTATGACTACGGCGGCCTACCTCGTGTCTGGCAAGGGTAGGGAAGATGCTTTGTTTTCGGCATCTCATGGTGCAGGCAGGGCAATGAGTAGGCAAGCCGCCAAAGACAGCATGACGGTATCGGCCATGAAAAAGTTGTTGAATAACGCCGGTGTAACGTTGATTGGCGGTACGGTTGAAGAGAATCCGCTGGCTTATAAAGACATCGAAACGGTAATTGCAGCTCAACAGGAGTTAGTAAGTATTGAAGGCCGGTTTCAGCCGCGTATGGTTAGAATGCATAAGGAGTAA
- a CDS encoding TonB-dependent receptor — MKKILLLILLLSNSISLFAQTAAIRGRVADSKTRQAIEYASAAVFKAGDSSSLVAGVISKANGSFEFSKLPAGRYRLKIAFIGYQDYIKTDLQLGSGQRIDLGEIFLQPANRMLNEVNVKGQQLNAVNKIDKQIYRAGQFEAAKGGSAVDVIRNLPSVSVDGQGNITMRGSESFMVLINGKPVITDAQTVLSQMPANAVENIEVVTSPSAKYDPDGRGGILNIITKKGAVDGITLALNAQGGLPSIDDHNNSREPVRFGGDATLNYRKGKWDISAGGNYNRNDNAGYREGDVFTKNFNAGTITRFPSTGERSFKKYNYAGRTTINFTPDAFNSFSGGLFLGQRYQDRIADLVYHNTTSNLNNNALIKSTTYYNSNLQTKEGSFALANFDYTHTFADKSTLVAGMVYEHADLYGNTRNRNLHYPNTADTIQYVYNPYKRPISGYRFKLDHSLPLGKGKLESGYQLRYDTQDGQFDYTVTPPASQPDAGKFQGSLHAKNVINSVYSQYSGKSGKWEYNGGLRYEYATRSVDLSYDPNRHQLDLSNLFPSALLQYSLTDSWKLKADYSKRINRTTNLELNPIPEREHSETLEEGDPDLLPEFIDQVELGINHTFKAGSFFATAYYQHIKNPIQRLNSVYVDTILNRVYTNAGVAKQLGVEVGTNLQLTRWWSLYAGANAFNYHINGNIFILNQPVTVNNQRWAYTFNANTTLQLAKTWSAQVNVNYLSKRPTAQGEDSQYFIPNSSVKKTFMNGRMAASLLWQNMGIFNSAKQRITTSGADFYTTTNYIYETNMLLVNISFNLNRFASKLKLPNSELNDREF; from the coding sequence ATGAAAAAGATCCTTCTGTTAATACTGTTACTTTCAAATAGTATTTCACTTTTCGCACAAACAGCTGCTATTAGAGGTCGCGTCGCAGATAGCAAAACTCGCCAAGCTATAGAATACGCAAGTGCTGCTGTTTTTAAAGCGGGAGATTCCAGTAGTTTGGTTGCCGGTGTTATCAGCAAGGCTAACGGTAGTTTTGAGTTTAGTAAATTGCCTGCAGGGCGCTATCGTTTAAAAATAGCCTTTATTGGTTATCAGGATTATATCAAAACTGATCTTCAGTTGGGGAGCGGGCAGCGTATTGATCTTGGCGAGATCTTTTTACAACCGGCCAACCGAATGCTCAATGAGGTTAATGTGAAAGGTCAACAACTAAATGCAGTTAATAAGATTGATAAGCAGATTTACCGCGCTGGTCAGTTTGAGGCCGCCAAAGGCGGTTCTGCTGTTGATGTGATCAGGAACCTCCCATCAGTATCGGTCGACGGGCAGGGCAATATCACCATGCGTGGTTCAGAGAGCTTTATGGTGCTGATTAATGGCAAGCCTGTTATTACCGATGCGCAGACCGTGCTATCTCAAATGCCGGCTAACGCAGTAGAGAATATAGAAGTGGTTACCTCGCCTTCGGCAAAGTATGATCCGGATGGTCGGGGCGGGATTCTTAATATTATTACCAAAAAAGGAGCCGTAGACGGCATTACGCTGGCTCTGAATGCGCAAGGCGGTTTGCCAAGTATAGACGATCATAACAATTCGCGCGAACCGGTACGTTTTGGTGGCGATGCCACTTTGAATTATCGAAAAGGCAAATGGGATATTTCCGCAGGAGGCAACTATAACCGTAATGATAATGCCGGTTACCGCGAAGGCGATGTGTTTACCAAAAACTTTAACGCAGGTACCATCACCCGTTTCCCGTCAACCGGCGAGCGCAGTTTTAAGAAGTACAACTATGCAGGGCGCACCACTATTAACTTTACGCCTGATGCTTTTAACAGTTTTTCTGGTGGTCTATTCCTCGGGCAACGTTATCAGGATCGTATAGCAGACCTGGTTTATCACAACACCACGTCAAACTTGAATAATAACGCACTCATTAAAAGTACTACCTATTATAACTCCAACCTGCAAACAAAGGAGGGTAGTTTTGCATTGGCCAACTTTGATTACACCCATACGTTTGCCGATAAATCTACACTGGTGGCTGGTATGGTGTATGAGCACGCAGATTTGTATGGTAACACCAGAAATCGCAACTTACACTATCCTAATACGGCTGATACCATTCAGTATGTTTATAATCCGTATAAACGGCCAATTAGTGGCTATCGCTTTAAGTTGGATCACAGCCTGCCATTGGGTAAAGGCAAACTGGAAAGCGGTTACCAACTGCGTTATGATACGCAGGATGGGCAGTTTGATTACACCGTGACGCCGCCGGCATCGCAGCCTGATGCCGGAAAGTTTCAGGGTAGTCTGCACGCCAAAAACGTGATTAATTCGGTCTACAGCCAATACTCGGGCAAAAGTGGCAAATGGGAGTACAACGGTGGATTGCGTTATGAATATGCCACCCGGTCGGTTGATCTTTCTTACGACCCGAATCGCCATCAGCTTGATCTGTCTAATTTATTTCCATCAGCTTTGCTGCAATATAGTTTGACCGACAGCTGGAAGCTAAAAGCCGATTATAGCAAACGGATTAACCGCACCACTAACCTGGAATTAAACCCCATTCCGGAACGGGAGCATTCAGAAACGTTGGAGGAAGGCGACCCTGATCTGTTACCTGAATTTATTGACCAGGTTGAATTGGGTATCAATCACACTTTTAAAGCGGGTAGTTTTTTTGCCACAGCTTATTATCAGCATATCAAAAACCCTATACAACGACTGAACAGCGTATATGTTGATACTATTTTGAACCGCGTATATACTAATGCCGGTGTGGCTAAGCAGCTTGGGGTAGAAGTTGGTACTAACTTGCAGTTGACCCGATGGTGGTCGTTATACGCAGGTGCCAATGCTTTTAATTATCATATCAACGGCAATATTTTCATTTTAAACCAGCCGGTAACGGTTAATAACCAGCGTTGGGCTTATACCTTTAATGCAAATACTACTTTGCAACTGGCCAAAACCTGGAGCGCACAGGTTAATGTGAATTACCTGTCTAAACGCCCTACAGCTCAGGGCGAAGATTCGCAATATTTTATTCCTAACTCCTCCGTTAAAAAAACTTTTATGAACGGGCGTATGGCTGCCTCGTTACTATGGCAAAATATGGGGATATTTAATTCAGCCAAACAACGGATCACCACTTCTGGTGCTGATTTTTATACCACCACCAATTATATTTACGAAACAAATATGCTGCTCGTTAATATCAGCTTTAACCTGAACAGGTTTGCCAGTAAGTTGAAATTGCCAAATAGCGAGCTGAATGACAGAGAGTTTTAA
- a CDS encoding TonB-dependent receptor, with translation MIKLYTLLLSLLVLITTANAEGPLEKSGSIRGHVQTSDGKPADFVNVGLKNTNKGTTTDQNGNYIIKGVKPGTYTIKVSFIGLQTEEKQITVSEGKPSVLNFTLKESASKLDEVSITGANRLNKPVNVGKAGLRPLDMPQSIQTIDSNVIADQQFNRLSDVMRNVNGVSLGDNRGSVNESFFARGYSLGTNNVFKNGARTSTGGMPEASTLEAVEVLKGSAALLYGGVTGGAVVNLVTKKPKFNWGGEVSMRAGSYGLYKPTVDVYGPLSKSVAFRIITTKENANSFRDVVKTDRFYVNPSLLFKISNKTELIVQGDYLKSNFTPDFGIGTVGGKISPVPRSAFLNVPWAYNNTNTGSAQANLTHRFNNNWKLNAVAAFQSYSRNYFGAERPAANAAGMAARALTRSQSMEYTYNQQINLTGSAMTGSIKHTLLFGADADQSRTTTYSFKYADGTTAKSADSINILNPATYGSKLPMPETHTYQHVLAPIYRMGAFAQDLISLTEQFKVLAGVRYTYQETPKTRTFNEETGAITDAAASTKVDKAFSPKLALIYQPISTTSLYASYANNFTPNTGVDIYNVPLGPSIIDQWEAGIKNDFLNGRLSVNVTGYHIVNNRYAQTALLTADGKPNSDTNVKEFSGKTASDGVEVDITGKLSANWYFLAGYAYNYFRYTKTAPVTGITEGERVVGSTPNTANGTIFYTFDKGDLQGLKLGFSGYYTGKRNAGFNTLKNGLQRGQPTYLTDYATFDFSAGYTFKKHLSLLAKLSNITNEINYLVHENYSVNPIAPRMVQATLSYKF, from the coding sequence ATGATCAAGCTTTATACACTTTTACTCTCTCTCCTTGTTCTAATAACCACAGCAAACGCTGAGGGGCCGCTGGAGAAAAGCGGCAGCATTCGCGGTCACGTACAGACAAGCGATGGCAAACCGGCCGACTTTGTTAACGTTGGTTTAAAAAACACCAACAAAGGCACCACTACAGATCAAAACGGTAACTACATCATCAAAGGTGTTAAACCAGGTACCTATACCATTAAAGTTTCATTCATCGGTCTGCAAACTGAAGAAAAGCAGATCACCGTAAGCGAAGGCAAACCATCCGTTTTAAACTTCACCTTAAAAGAAAGCGCTTCTAAACTTGATGAAGTATCTATCACCGGCGCTAACCGACTGAACAAGCCGGTGAACGTTGGTAAAGCAGGCCTGCGCCCGCTGGATATGCCGCAAAGCATTCAGACTATTGACAGTAATGTAATTGCCGATCAGCAGTTTAACCGTCTGTCTGACGTAATGAGAAACGTTAACGGCGTTTCACTTGGCGATAATCGCGGTTCTGTAAATGAATCATTCTTTGCACGCGGCTATAGCCTGGGCACAAACAACGTATTTAAAAATGGTGCACGCACATCAACCGGCGGTATGCCAGAAGCCAGCACACTGGAGGCTGTTGAAGTATTAAAGGGTAGTGCCGCTTTACTTTATGGCGGTGTAACCGGCGGTGCCGTAGTAAACCTGGTAACCAAAAAACCTAAATTTAATTGGGGTGGCGAGGTAAGCATGCGTGCTGGCAGCTATGGTTTATACAAACCAACTGTAGACGTTTATGGCCCGCTATCTAAAAGCGTAGCCTTCCGCATTATTACAACTAAAGAGAACGCTAACAGTTTCCGCGATGTGGTAAAGACCGACCGGTTCTACGTCAACCCTTCATTACTGTTCAAAATCAGCAACAAAACTGAATTGATTGTACAGGGCGATTACCTGAAAAGCAACTTCACCCCAGATTTTGGTATCGGCACCGTGGGCGGCAAGATCTCCCCTGTTCCGCGCAGTGCGTTCCTGAACGTGCCATGGGCTTATAACAACACCAATACCGGTAGCGCTCAGGCTAACTTAACCCATCGTTTCAATAACAACTGGAAACTGAATGCGGTAGCTGCCTTCCAATCATACAGCCGTAACTATTTCGGTGCAGAACGCCCTGCAGCAAATGCAGCTGGTATGGCGGCACGTGCGCTAACCAGATCTCAGTCAATGGAATACACCTACAACCAGCAGATCAACCTGACTGGCAGCGCTATGACCGGATCAATTAAACATACGCTGTTGTTTGGTGCCGACGCAGATCAGTCAAGAACTACCACCTACAGCTTTAAATATGCTGACGGAACAACTGCTAAAAGTGCCGACTCTATCAATATACTCAACCCTGCAACCTATGGAAGTAAACTACCAATGCCGGAGACGCACACTTATCAGCATGTTCTGGCCCCAATTTATCGCATGGGTGCCTTTGCTCAGGACTTGATTAGCCTGACCGAGCAGTTCAAAGTACTGGCCGGTGTAAGATACACTTACCAGGAAACACCAAAAACACGCACCTTTAACGAAGAGACCGGCGCAATTACTGATGCTGCTGCCAGCACTAAAGTAGACAAAGCGTTTTCGCCAAAACTGGCTCTGATCTATCAGCCAATCAGCACTACTTCTTTGTATGCCAGCTATGCTAACAACTTCACCCCTAACACAGGTGTCGACATTTACAACGTGCCGCTGGGCCCATCTATCATAGACCAATGGGAAGCTGGTATTAAAAACGATTTCTTAAACGGTCGCTTATCGGTTAATGTTACTGGTTACCACATTGTTAACAACCGTTATGCGCAAACTGCCCTGCTAACTGCTGATGGCAAACCAAACTCTGATACCAACGTAAAAGAGTTTAGCGGCAAAACCGCCAGCGATGGTGTGGAGGTTGATATTACCGGTAAACTTTCAGCCAACTGGTATTTCCTGGCTGGCTATGCTTATAACTACTTCCGTTATACTAAAACAGCGCCTGTTACCGGTATTACAGAAGGCGAACGTGTTGTTGGCAGCACGCCTAACACCGCCAACGGTACCATTTTCTATACCTTTGATAAAGGCGACCTGCAAGGCTTAAAACTGGGTTTCTCCGGTTATTACACCGGCAAACGTAACGCAGGCTTCAACACCTTGAAAAACGGTTTGCAACGCGGGCAGCCAACTTACCTGACAGATTACGCAACCTTTGATTTTTCTGCAGGCTACACTTTCAAAAAACACCTGTCATTACTGGCTAAACTATCTAACATTACCAACGAGATCAATTACCTGGTACACGAAAATTACAGCGTGAACCCAATTGCTCCGCGCATGGTACAAGCCACTTTATCTTATAAATTTTAA
- a CDS encoding FAD:protein FMN transferase, with protein MKRCLLLLLFFATTVHAQVLRKRTTLLMGGRFEITIVAKDSLTAEQNIDTCIKEISRIEYLISDWKPQTQVSEVNRNAGIKPVKVNREVFELTQRALKLSKATDGAFDISFAAMEKIWKFDGSMTEMPSPEAVKKSVAKVGYQHILLDSVNSTIYLEQPGMKIGFGALGEGYAGDRCRNMMLARGIKAGIINATGDMATWGTQPNGRPWNIGITNPFHPDTIFAVIPLHNRAMVTSGSYEKFVMLNGKRYAHIINPKTGYPASGLISVSITGPSAEQANGFSTSMMVLGKEKALQFIKKHPAYHYLIITDDGQIIASKSLALKTKLRLQ; from the coding sequence ATGAAGCGTTGCTTATTACTCTTGCTTTTCTTTGCTACAACCGTGCACGCACAGGTGTTGCGCAAGCGCACCACTTTATTAATGGGCGGCCGGTTTGAAATTACCATTGTGGCTAAAGACTCGCTTACTGCCGAGCAGAATATTGATACCTGTATCAAAGAGATCAGTCGTATTGAATACCTCATCTCCGACTGGAAGCCGCAAACACAGGTGTCAGAAGTGAACCGCAATGCGGGCATTAAACCGGTAAAGGTAAATCGTGAGGTATTTGAATTGACGCAGCGTGCGCTCAAACTATCAAAAGCAACAGACGGCGCATTTGATATCAGCTTTGCCGCAATGGAGAAGATCTGGAAGTTTGATGGCTCAATGACCGAAATGCCATCGCCAGAGGCAGTAAAAAAATCAGTTGCCAAGGTTGGTTATCAGCACATCTTATTAGATAGCGTTAACTCTACCATCTATTTAGAACAGCCAGGCATGAAGATTGGTTTTGGCGCCCTGGGCGAGGGCTATGCCGGCGATCGCTGCCGCAACATGATGCTGGCCAGAGGTATTAAGGCAGGCATTATCAATGCTACCGGCGATATGGCAACCTGGGGCACACAACCCAATGGCCGCCCCTGGAATATTGGCATTACCAACCCATTCCATCCGGATACCATATTTGCGGTAATTCCGCTGCATAACCGGGCCATGGTAACATCAGGCAGCTATGAGAAATTTGTGATGCTCAATGGCAAACGCTATGCCCATATCATTAACCCTAAAACCGGCTACCCTGCAAGCGGATTAATCAGCGTAAGTATTACCGGCCCGAGCGCAGAACAGGCCAACGGTTTCAGCACGTCTATGATGGTGCTGGGTAAAGAAAAAGCGTTGCAATTCATCAAAAAACATCCGGCATACCACTACCTGATCATTACTGATGACGGGCAGATCATCGCATCCAAATCATTGGCTTTAAAAACCAAACTACGGCTTCAATAG